The proteins below come from a single Kitasatospora sp. NBC_00315 genomic window:
- a CDS encoding RraA family protein: MSAPVEHRFDEAAIARLRGEFGQVSTSQLADAAGDLVTPLRLPLQARNGLPRIAGPAFPVATDDDMLPCLQALAATPPGWILLLVNERQPSEALAGDILTASALAQRLGGLVVDGAVRDLDDLLDLPIPVFSTEVTLVSARTTRERAPHVPQTVRTGGVQVHPGDWLIGDADGFIVLPAERVTAVLSAGRLLRAREDRLKQSIRDGAGSLAELTGLADFLAGTGELRFEV; the protein is encoded by the coding sequence GTGAGCGCCCCGGTCGAGCACCGGTTCGACGAGGCCGCCATCGCCCGGCTCCGAGGGGAGTTCGGCCAGGTCAGCACCTCCCAACTCGCCGACGCCGCAGGTGATCTGGTGACACCCCTGCGGCTCCCGCTGCAGGCCAGGAACGGCCTGCCGAGAATCGCCGGCCCGGCCTTCCCGGTCGCCACCGACGACGACATGCTGCCCTGCCTTCAGGCCCTCGCCGCGACCCCGCCCGGCTGGATCCTGCTCCTGGTCAACGAGCGGCAGCCCTCCGAGGCCCTCGCCGGCGACATCCTCACCGCCTCGGCCCTGGCCCAGCGCCTCGGCGGCCTGGTCGTGGACGGCGCGGTCCGCGACCTCGACGACCTCCTCGACCTGCCGATCCCGGTGTTCTCCACCGAGGTGACCCTGGTCTCCGCCCGGACCACCCGCGAGCGCGCCCCGCACGTGCCGCAGACGGTACGCACCGGCGGCGTCCAGGTGCACCCCGGCGACTGGCTGATCGGAGACGCCGACGGATTCATCGTGCTGCCGGCGGAGCGGGTCACCGCGGTGCTCAGCGCCGGCCGGCTGCTGCGGGCCCGCGAGGACCGGCTCAAGCAGTCCATCCGCGACGGAGCCGGCAGCCTCGCCGAGCTCACCGGCCTCGCCGACTTCCTGGCGGGTACCGGCGAGCTGAGATTCGAGGTCTGA
- a CDS encoding ABC transporter permease yields the protein MTVLTAPHTAVHHGRLRGAGNMVARNLLIYRHTWYLLLAEVFEPVLYLLSIGVGIGELVGHVPGLADTSVAYSAFVAPALLATAAMNGAMNETTFNMFAKLRLNRTYESIRATPMTAQHIALGEALWAVLRGTLITTGFLVVVSVLGLAHSAGILLVVPGAALIGFAFASVGLVVVTYLRSWQDFQFIQLAMLPMFLFATTFYPLGVYPRWLQIVVECLPLYQSIELVRQPSLGHLGAGLLVPVIYLTVLGFVSLRWAMRRIDRTLTR from the coding sequence GTGACCGTCCTCACCGCCCCCCACACCGCCGTGCACCACGGACGCCTGCGCGGCGCCGGGAACATGGTGGCGCGCAACCTCCTGATCTACCGCCACACCTGGTACCTGCTGCTGGCCGAGGTCTTCGAGCCGGTCCTGTACCTGCTCTCGATCGGCGTCGGCATCGGCGAGCTGGTCGGCCACGTGCCCGGGCTCGCCGACACGTCGGTGGCGTACTCGGCCTTCGTCGCCCCCGCCCTGCTCGCCACCGCGGCGATGAACGGCGCGATGAACGAGACCACCTTCAACATGTTCGCCAAGCTCCGGCTCAACCGGACGTACGAGTCCATCCGGGCCACCCCGATGACCGCCCAGCACATCGCCCTCGGCGAGGCGCTCTGGGCCGTGCTGCGCGGCACCCTGATCACCACCGGGTTCCTGGTCGTGGTGTCGGTCCTGGGCCTGGCGCACTCGGCCGGGATCCTGCTGGTCGTCCCGGGCGCCGCGCTGATCGGCTTCGCCTTCGCGTCCGTCGGTCTGGTGGTGGTCACCTACCTGCGCAGCTGGCAGGACTTCCAGTTCATCCAGCTGGCGATGCTGCCGATGTTCCTCTTCGCCACCACCTTCTACCCGCTCGGGGTGTACCCGCGCTGGCTCCAGATCGTGGTCGAGTGCCTCCCGCTGTACCAGAGCATCGAGCTGGTGCGGCAGCCCTCGCTCGGACACCTCGGGGCCGGGCTGCTCGTCCCGGTGATCTACCTGACCGTGCTCGGGTTCGTCAGCCTGCGCTGGGCGATGCGGCGGATCGACCGGACGCTGACCCGGTAG
- a CDS encoding ABC transporter permease, whose translation MALSLDPARAPALREFAYWMYRYRRTWRGTVVVNVANPLLFLAAMGVGLGRLVDRGGSDYLHGAPYLTFFAPGLLAAAAMQNAFLDSAGPVFQSARKRGNFRAAAATPMRPADIFTGHLLFTGFRILTSALAFVAVVVVTGAVPWRHCVLLLPAALLTGLAFAAPVSAWAITVTQFTRINGVFRFVLLPLYMFSGTFYSTSQLPDWLHAVVSVTPLYQGIQLCREIALGTADLPDTGVHVLYLAVMAAAGLVLGRRTYARHLYG comes from the coding sequence ATGGCCCTGTCCCTCGACCCCGCGCGGGCCCCCGCCCTGCGGGAGTTCGCGTACTGGATGTACCGCTACCGCAGGACCTGGCGCGGCACGGTAGTCGTCAACGTCGCCAACCCGCTGCTCTTCCTGGCCGCCATGGGTGTGGGCCTGGGCCGGCTGGTGGACCGCGGCGGCAGCGACTACCTGCACGGAGCCCCCTACCTGACCTTCTTCGCCCCCGGCCTGCTGGCCGCCGCGGCGATGCAGAACGCCTTCCTGGACTCGGCCGGCCCGGTCTTCCAGTCCGCCCGCAAGCGGGGGAACTTCCGCGCGGCGGCGGCCACCCCGATGCGCCCGGCGGACATCTTCACCGGGCACCTGCTCTTCACCGGCTTCCGGATCCTCACCAGCGCGCTGGCCTTCGTCGCGGTAGTCGTCGTCACCGGGGCGGTGCCCTGGCGGCACTGCGTCCTGCTGCTGCCGGCCGCGCTGCTGACCGGTCTGGCGTTCGCGGCGCCGGTGAGCGCCTGGGCGATCACCGTCACGCAGTTCACCCGGATCAACGGCGTCTTCCGCTTCGTCCTGCTCCCGCTCTACATGTTCTCCGGCACCTTCTACTCCACCTCCCAGCTCCCCGACTGGCTCCATGCCGTGGTGTCAGTCACTCCCCTCTACCAGGGCATCCAGCTGTGCCGGGAGATCGCCCTCGGCACCGCCGACCTCCCGGACACCGGTGTGCACGTCCTCTACCTGGCCGTGATGGCGGCGGCGGGCCTGGTCCTGGGGCGCCGCACCTACGCCCGCCACCTGTACGGCTGA
- a CDS encoding ABC transporter ATP-binding protein: MTSNELLVRASGLRKVYDSGFVAVEGIDFQLHRGEAFGFLGPNGAGKSSTMRMLGCVSPLSGGSLRMLGMDTSEQGSEIRARIGVVPQDDTLDSELTVRENLLIYGRYFGLGKQVVRERAERLLEFARLTEKADEQVESLSGGMRRRLTIARALVNEPEILLLDEPTTGLDPQARHLLWERLYQLKADGVTLILTTHYMDEAEQLCDRLVVMDAGRIVAEGSPRELISTHATREVLELRFPPREQQATAERLRSLAERVEVLPDRVLLYCEDGEAALASVHAEKITPLTALVRRAGLEDVFLTLTGRTLVD; the protein is encoded by the coding sequence GTGACCTCCAACGAACTCCTGGTCCGGGCCTCGGGCCTGCGCAAGGTGTACGACTCGGGATTCGTCGCAGTGGAAGGAATCGACTTCCAGCTCCACCGCGGTGAGGCGTTCGGATTCCTCGGCCCCAACGGCGCGGGCAAGTCCTCGACCATGCGCATGCTGGGCTGCGTGTCCCCGCTCAGCGGCGGCAGCCTGCGGATGCTCGGCATGGACACCTCGGAGCAGGGCTCCGAGATCCGCGCCCGGATCGGCGTGGTGCCGCAGGACGACACCCTCGACAGCGAACTCACCGTCCGCGAGAACCTGCTGATCTACGGCCGCTACTTCGGGCTGGGCAAGCAGGTGGTCCGGGAGCGGGCCGAGCGGCTGCTGGAGTTCGCCCGGCTGACCGAGAAGGCCGACGAGCAGGTGGAGTCCCTCTCGGGCGGCATGCGGCGCCGGCTCACCATCGCCCGGGCCCTGGTCAACGAGCCGGAGATCCTGCTGCTGGACGAGCCCACCACCGGGCTCGACCCGCAGGCGCGGCACCTGCTGTGGGAGCGCCTCTACCAGCTCAAGGCCGACGGGGTGACGCTCATCCTGACCACGCACTACATGGACGAGGCCGAGCAGTTGTGCGACCGCCTCGTGGTGATGGACGCCGGCCGCATCGTCGCGGAGGGCTCTCCCCGGGAGCTGATCAGCACCCACGCCACCCGCGAGGTGCTGGAACTGCGATTCCCGCCGCGCGAGCAGCAGGCGACGGCCGAACGGCTGCGGTCGCTGGCCGAACGGGTCGAGGTCCTCCCGGACCGGGTGCTCCTCTACTGCGAGGACGGCGAGGCGGCGCTGGCCTCCGTGCACGCCGAGAAGATCACGCCGCTCACCGCCCTCGTCCGCCGGGCGGGCCTGGAGGACGTCTTCCTGACCCTCACCGGGCGCACCCTCGTCGACTGA
- a CDS encoding acyl carrier protein encodes MDRDDLFAQLREFLAGLAAESGREFPARLDPDDNLFDLGLVTSFSVIRMILFVEDVTGCAIDLADHEPQSFYTLAGIHTLVTAQRQEESA; translated from the coding sequence ATGGATCGTGACGACCTCTTCGCGCAGCTCCGCGAGTTCCTCGCCGGGCTGGCCGCCGAATCCGGACGGGAGTTCCCCGCCCGGCTCGACCCCGACGACAACCTCTTCGACCTCGGCCTGGTCACCTCCTTCTCCGTCATCCGGATGATCCTCTTCGTCGAGGACGTCACCGGCTGTGCCATCGACCTCGCCGACCACGAGCCGCAGAGCTTCTACACGCTCGCGGGCATCCACACGCTCGTCACGGCCCAGCGCCAGGAGGAGAGCGCGTGA
- a CDS encoding iron-containing redox enzyme family protein, translating into MTATLDHSVPLSPEEAHDRIHSLARGCSEHPALRNPFYELWMAQELTADEVELVAKNFYERVRRTPVRIALAFLNMTDIAARAETVENLYDEMGLGNPRKVHSVILKDFFETLLGRLRGHAVDLDTVAAPLLPSTVRLIEEGEKVFSSPYPQEVCGALLAQEWHAYPQLVHLYEGVRNYRGHYELEEFHENCEYFYLHIGATEKEHKIHSLSTAAKACRTAEDVAHIERGFTTYLDLLAENWNEIHRTIRPS; encoded by the coding sequence ATGACCGCCACACTCGACCACTCCGTCCCGCTCTCGCCCGAGGAGGCGCACGACCGGATCCACTCGCTCGCCCGCGGCTGCTCCGAGCACCCGGCGCTGCGCAACCCGTTCTACGAGCTGTGGATGGCGCAGGAGCTGACCGCCGACGAGGTCGAGCTGGTCGCCAAGAACTTCTACGAGCGGGTGCGCCGCACCCCCGTGCGCATCGCCCTCGCGTTCCTCAACATGACGGACATCGCGGCGCGCGCGGAGACGGTCGAGAACCTCTACGACGAGATGGGCCTCGGCAACCCGAGAAAGGTCCACTCGGTCATCCTGAAGGACTTCTTCGAGACGCTGCTCGGCCGGCTGCGCGGACACGCGGTCGACCTGGACACCGTGGCCGCCCCGCTGCTGCCCTCCACCGTCCGGCTGATCGAGGAGGGCGAGAAGGTCTTCAGCAGCCCGTACCCGCAGGAGGTCTGCGGCGCGCTGCTCGCCCAGGAGTGGCACGCCTACCCCCAGCTCGTCCACCTCTACGAGGGTGTCCGCAACTACCGCGGCCACTACGAGCTGGAGGAGTTCCACGAGAACTGCGAGTACTTCTACCTGCACATCGGCGCCACCGAGAAGGAGCACAAGATCCACTCCCTCTCGACCGCGGCCAAGGCCTGCCGCACCGCCGAGGACGTCGCGCACATCGAGCGCGGCTTCACCACCTACCTCGACCTGCTCGCCGAGAACTGGAACGAGATCCACCGGACCATCCGGCCGAGCTGA
- a CDS encoding HpcH/HpaI aldolase/citrate lyase family protein, protein MTSADEDRRLRRSGSGLRRTMADGPAYGLFLVSGSAMLAEAAAYTRIDWAVVDMEGAAMTKADALHQVQALSGTPVTPIVRVPRLDRHDIEFALDLGVAGVMVPKVDRAEDAERAARFTRYPPQGARGVNPIRASAYYSDSERYFETANHEVLCIVQIESREAVRNAGAIARTEGVDLLFIGTGDLAMDLGQPGRPGGPAFDEARQAVLAACAAAGKPAGIFAPSTGLARQYAKEGFRLVAVGNEVKFFVQSAALAVTMLRKR, encoded by the coding sequence GTGACGAGTGCGGACGAGGACCGCCGTCTTCGGCGGTCCGGGAGCGGACTGCGCCGGACCATGGCCGACGGCCCCGCGTACGGGCTGTTCCTGGTGAGCGGCAGCGCGATGCTCGCCGAGGCGGCCGCGTACACCCGGATCGACTGGGCGGTCGTCGACATGGAGGGCGCCGCGATGACCAAGGCCGACGCGCTGCACCAGGTGCAGGCGCTGTCGGGGACGCCGGTGACCCCGATCGTCCGGGTGCCGCGCCTGGACCGCCACGACATCGAGTTCGCCCTCGACCTCGGGGTGGCCGGGGTGATGGTCCCGAAGGTCGACCGGGCCGAGGACGCGGAGCGGGCCGCGCGGTTCACCCGCTACCCGCCGCAGGGCGCGCGGGGCGTCAACCCGATCCGGGCGAGCGCCTACTACAGCGACTCCGAGCGGTACTTCGAGACGGCTAACCACGAGGTGCTCTGCATCGTCCAGATCGAGAGCCGCGAGGCCGTGCGCAACGCCGGGGCGATCGCCCGGACGGAGGGGGTCGACCTGCTCTTCATCGGGACGGGTGACCTCGCCATGGATCTCGGGCAGCCCGGGCGGCCGGGCGGGCCGGCCTTCGACGAGGCCCGGCAGGCCGTCCTGGCGGCCTGCGCGGCGGCGGGCAAGCCCGCCGGGATCTTCGCCCCCAGCACCGGGCTCGCCCGGCAGTACGCCAAGGAGGGTTTCCGCCTGGTGGCGGTCGGCAACGAGGTCAAGTTCTTCGTCCAGTCGGCCGCACTCGCGGTGACCATGCTCCGCAAGCGGTGA
- a CDS encoding condensation domain-containing protein — translation MNRPSSDTAPSDTAPSNTVLPNTAPPDSVLPITFGQDGEPVTAVMTWGQVAIWDVLRWLPPEDTSTNLLLSVPAPPGTGVERAVRAVRLLVERHDSLRTLFSEAPEGPCQQVLPGGTLQGWRCPADAAGAEHAAAEAGARLRATPFAADELPVRAAVVTEGPHAALVVLCLSHLAIDGWSLSIVRADLAQLLADPPQLPPRAQQPLERARYEASEPARRGQARALRFWEDALRELPPAMVEDLREGGGSDRQWSRISSPALALAAAEHARRTRLSSSVVLQAATLLLLALHTGEPSAALRTIVATRFRPENQALVGAFNQNALVRAELREEPFEAFLRRVGSAAANGYRHTEYEPRALERLIERVGTERGLRTGGFCFFNDVRFGTGHQPLGSAAPGSAEALTAALARTELSDPQWDFDQKGSKFFLFLQELDAAPEPAGARAVVTLCADRRFLAGRGSSVFLEDLEWLLARTAYTDTTTGELAAALCGRAPVPG, via the coding sequence ATGAACCGGCCTTCGTCCGACACCGCCCCGTCCGACACCGCCCCCTCGAACACCGTCCTGCCGAACACCGCCCCGCCCGACTCCGTCCTGCCGATCACCTTCGGCCAGGACGGCGAGCCCGTCACGGCCGTCATGACCTGGGGCCAGGTGGCGATCTGGGACGTCCTGCGCTGGCTGCCGCCGGAGGACACCTCGACCAACCTGCTGCTGAGCGTCCCGGCGCCGCCGGGCACCGGCGTGGAGCGGGCGGTGCGGGCGGTCCGGCTGCTCGTCGAGCGGCACGACTCGCTGCGCACGCTGTTCTCGGAGGCCCCCGAGGGGCCCTGCCAGCAGGTGCTGCCCGGCGGCACCCTGCAGGGGTGGCGGTGTCCGGCGGACGCGGCCGGGGCGGAGCACGCGGCCGCCGAGGCCGGCGCCCGGCTGCGCGCCACCCCGTTCGCGGCGGACGAACTGCCGGTACGCGCGGCGGTGGTCACCGAGGGCCCGCACGCCGCGCTGGTGGTGCTGTGCCTGAGCCACCTCGCCATCGACGGCTGGAGCCTGTCCATCGTCCGGGCGGATCTCGCGCAGCTGCTGGCCGACCCGCCGCAGCTGCCGCCCCGGGCCCAGCAGCCGCTGGAACGCGCCCGGTACGAGGCCTCGGAGCCGGCCCGGCGAGGCCAGGCCCGGGCGCTGCGGTTCTGGGAGGACGCACTGCGCGAGCTGCCGCCCGCGATGGTGGAGGATCTGCGCGAGGGCGGCGGCTCGGACCGGCAGTGGTCGCGGATCAGTTCGCCCGCCCTCGCCCTGGCCGCGGCCGAGCACGCCCGGCGCACCCGGCTGAGCTCCTCCGTGGTGCTGCAGGCCGCCACCCTGCTGCTGCTGGCCCTCCACACCGGCGAGCCGTCCGCGGCCCTGCGCACCATCGTGGCGACCCGCTTCCGCCCGGAGAACCAGGCGCTGGTCGGAGCGTTCAACCAGAACGCTCTGGTCCGGGCGGAGTTGCGGGAGGAGCCGTTCGAGGCATTCCTCCGACGGGTCGGTTCGGCGGCGGCCAACGGCTACCGGCACACCGAGTACGAACCCAGGGCCCTGGAGCGGCTGATCGAGCGGGTCGGCACCGAGCGGGGGCTGCGCACCGGGGGATTCTGCTTCTTCAACGACGTCCGCTTCGGTACCGGTCACCAGCCGCTCGGATCCGCCGCTCCGGGCTCCGCCGAAGCGCTCACGGCCGCGCTCGCCCGCACCGAACTCTCGGACCCGCAGTGGGACTTCGACCAGAAGGGCTCGAAGTTCTTCCTGTTCCTCCAGGAGCTCGACGCCGCCCCGGAGCCTGCCGGCGCGCGGGCGGTGGTCACCCTCTGCGCGGACCGCAGGTTCTTGGCAGGGCGCGGGAGCTCGGTCTTCCTGGAGGACCTGGAGTGGCTGCTGGCGCGGACGGCGTACACGGACACCACCACCGGCGAGCTCGCGGCGGCCCTGTGCGGGCGCGCCCCCGTACCGGGCTGA
- a CDS encoding cytochrome P450, protein MTTTPPTAGPGAPHPGTAPPPATLDFDDPGFQADPWALYEHHRAHDPVHRSDALGGYAVFGYEHVREVLVSPRFSAYHPFRTSRRAFGPSMLDRDGDQHQRLRSAAAGPFRPRAVAGYAERIVAPLAGELLDELVAARAPDLVDVLARTLPFRVMCQVLGLPVEEAPWLAATLAPLVDYVDHGPTTLAEVTRRREELRERLQRARAGGARDGLLADLASDERLSPAEVVNTAVLLLAAGTETTAAGIANVLVALGTRPELYRRLRTEREGVPGVVAETLRHEPPLHVTLRFAAEDVTLGGVDVPAGAPVNAFLAAANRDPSVFPEPDRWDPLRRPRRAPLTFGAGRHVCLGSGLAVAELETVVNAVLDRVEALDVQEPAPRPAGRTFRAATPVRCSVRPAAGGAR, encoded by the coding sequence GTGACGACGACACCCCCCACCGCGGGCCCGGGGGCACCCCACCCGGGCACCGCCCCGCCCCCCGCCACGCTCGACTTCGACGACCCCGGCTTCCAGGCCGACCCCTGGGCGCTGTACGAGCACCACCGCGCACACGACCCCGTGCACCGCTCCGACGCCCTCGGCGGCTACGCCGTCTTCGGCTACGAGCACGTCCGGGAGGTGCTGGTCTCGCCCCGGTTCTCCGCCTACCACCCCTTCCGTACCAGCCGCCGCGCCTTCGGGCCCTCGATGCTCGACCGCGACGGCGACCAGCACCAGCGGCTGCGCTCCGCCGCGGCCGGCCCGTTCCGCCCCCGCGCGGTGGCCGGGTACGCGGAGCGGATCGTCGCCCCGCTCGCGGGTGAACTGCTGGACGAACTGGTGGCCGCGCGGGCCCCCGACCTGGTGGACGTGCTGGCCCGCACGCTGCCGTTCCGCGTCATGTGCCAGGTGCTCGGCCTGCCGGTGGAGGAGGCGCCCTGGCTCGCCGCGACCCTCGCCCCGCTGGTCGACTACGTGGACCACGGGCCGACCACGCTGGCCGAGGTCACCCGGCGGCGCGAGGAGCTGCGGGAGCGGCTCCAACGAGCCCGGGCGGGCGGGGCGCGCGACGGCCTGCTGGCCGATCTCGCCTCCGACGAGCGGCTCAGCCCCGCCGAGGTGGTCAACACCGCGGTCCTCCTGCTGGCGGCCGGCACCGAGACCACGGCGGCCGGCATCGCCAACGTCCTGGTGGCCCTCGGGACCCGTCCGGAGCTGTACCGGCGCCTGCGGACCGAGCGGGAGGGCGTACCCGGCGTGGTCGCCGAAACCCTGCGGCACGAGCCGCCGCTGCACGTCACGCTGCGTTTCGCGGCCGAGGACGTCACCCTGGGCGGGGTGGACGTCCCCGCCGGCGCGCCGGTCAACGCGTTCCTGGCCGCGGCCAACCGGGACCCTTCGGTCTTCCCCGAGCCCGACCGCTGGGATCCGCTGCGCCGCCCCCGGCGCGCCCCGCTCACCTTCGGCGCCGGCCGGCACGTCTGCCTGGGCTCGGGGCTCGCGGTCGCGGAGCTGGAGACCGTCGTGAACGCCGTGCTCGACCGCGTCGAGGCCCTCGACGTCCAGGAGCCCGCGCCCCGGCCCGCCGGCCGTACCTTCCGGGCGGCCACCCCGGTGCGCTGCTCCGTCCGCCCGGCCGCCGGGGGTGCGCGATGA
- a CDS encoding ferredoxin, whose translation MRIWIDQAECQNSGLCEEEAPELFGIGNDFLAYVREEGRLLEQPGGEDSQAEVPEHLEELAEICARACPASCIHLVD comes from the coding sequence ATGCGGATCTGGATCGACCAGGCCGAGTGCCAGAACAGCGGCCTGTGCGAGGAGGAGGCACCGGAACTCTTCGGCATCGGCAACGACTTCCTCGCCTACGTGCGCGAGGAGGGCCGCCTGCTGGAGCAGCCCGGCGGCGAGGACAGCCAGGCCGAGGTGCCCGAGCACCTGGAGGAACTCGCCGAGATCTGCGCGCGGGCCTGCCCCGCCTCCTGCATCCACCTGGTCGACTGA
- a CDS encoding alpha/beta hydrolase, producing the protein MPDGFAAAPYETRIDPELARTVRLFRRVDHGDPHAVRKEAARRIRVARMAGLWVAEAEGVRVEDTVAPDGAGRTVPVRVYRPESGTAPHAAVLYLHGGAFISGDLDFEHPRCLEMCRETGAVVVAVDYRLAPEHPAPAGLDDCDLAYRWLLGAGARALSVDPERVAVAGTSAGGTLATGLCLRAREQGAPSPRLQMLLYPVLDDRLETPSALAFTDTPAWDSRNCAHMWEHYLGPGRRGEAPPYAVPARVGDLSGLPAAYVMTAEFDPLRDEGAAYARRLADAGVPTELHQFAGTFHGFDTLATATVSRRALAEQYAVLRGALR; encoded by the coding sequence ATGCCTGACGGCTTCGCGGCCGCGCCGTACGAGACCCGGATCGATCCGGAACTCGCCCGGACCGTACGGCTCTTCCGGCGCGTCGACCACGGCGACCCGCACGCGGTGCGCAAGGAGGCCGCGCGCCGGATCCGGGTGGCCAGGATGGCCGGGCTGTGGGTCGCCGAGGCCGAGGGCGTGCGGGTCGAGGACACCGTCGCCCCGGACGGCGCGGGCCGCACGGTGCCGGTGCGCGTCTACCGGCCGGAGAGCGGCACGGCGCCGCACGCGGCGGTGCTCTACCTGCACGGCGGCGCGTTCATCTCGGGCGATCTCGACTTCGAGCACCCCCGGTGCCTGGAGATGTGCCGGGAGACGGGAGCCGTCGTGGTCGCCGTCGACTACCGGCTCGCCCCGGAGCACCCCGCACCCGCCGGGCTGGACGACTGCGACCTCGCGTACCGGTGGCTGCTCGGCGCCGGCGCCCGGGCGCTGTCGGTGGACCCGGAGCGCGTCGCGGTGGCCGGCACGAGCGCCGGCGGGACCCTCGCCACCGGGCTCTGCCTGCGGGCCCGCGAGCAGGGCGCGCCGTCGCCGAGGCTGCAGATGCTGCTGTACCCCGTCCTCGACGACCGCCTGGAGACCCCCTCGGCGCTGGCGTTCACCGACACCCCCGCCTGGGACTCCCGCAACTGCGCGCACATGTGGGAGCACTACCTCGGCCCCGGGCGGCGCGGCGAGGCGCCGCCGTACGCGGTGCCGGCCCGGGTGGGCGACCTCTCGGGGCTGCCGGCGGCGTACGTCATGACGGCGGAGTTCGACCCCCTGCGGGACGAGGGCGCCGCGTACGCCCGGCGGCTCGCCGACGCCGGAGTCCCCACCGAACTGCACCAGTTCGCGGGCACGTTCCACGGCTTCGACACCCTCGCCACCGCGACGGTGTCACGACGGGCCCTCGCCGAGCAGTACGCCGTACTGCGCGGGGCCCTGCGCTGA
- a CDS encoding condensation domain-containing protein, which translates to MTSPALHPVHFRADGRPPAPLAWGQLAFWDVLRWLPEGDDSPNLYRWLPVPAGAGLDRVTTALGLLLERHESLRTRYFEQGGAPTQQVLAEGVLPVHLYEAAGPDLAAQAEALGARLRRGATDHARDLPVRAAVLTRGGAPVAVVLMISHLAVDAWSFRIALRDLRTLLAEPAPDASALPARSRQPAERAHYEASEAGRRREAATLAHWERRLRSASPTMLEKSALTRATGRDWATIDSPAMALALRALGSRTGTGPGTALPALLGLLLSFRVGEPEAALRLIVATRFAPRDRDYVGAFNQNGLLHLKVADEPLERYLRGAVTTVIEAQRRCEANPRTVEELVATVAAERGFTPDSYCFFNDVSFHGDRAPAAPRAPDADGPGALAAVAASLPLTRVEHLPRDDAQKGSKLFLSLHRLDETCRITLCLDPAFLGRYRATDLLGDLERLLVRAVTDPAAEIGGLRCAFAPAGPAPQASTAALAAPLTHHRTQQSKGTK; encoded by the coding sequence ATGACTTCGCCAGCGCTCCACCCGGTGCACTTTCGCGCCGACGGCCGGCCGCCCGCACCGCTGGCCTGGGGGCAACTGGCCTTCTGGGACGTCCTGCGCTGGCTGCCCGAGGGCGACGACTCGCCCAATCTGTACCGATGGCTCCCCGTCCCGGCCGGCGCCGGGCTCGACCGGGTGACCACCGCGCTCGGACTGCTCCTCGAACGCCATGAGTCCCTGCGCACGCGCTACTTCGAACAGGGCGGCGCCCCGACCCAGCAGGTCCTGGCCGAGGGCGTGCTGCCCGTGCACCTGTACGAGGCCGCCGGTCCGGACCTCGCGGCGCAGGCCGAGGCGCTCGGCGCCCGGCTGCGCCGCGGCGCCACCGACCACGCGCGCGACCTGCCCGTCCGCGCCGCCGTCCTGACCCGGGGCGGAGCACCCGTCGCCGTGGTGCTGATGATCAGTCATCTAGCGGTGGACGCCTGGAGCTTCCGGATCGCGCTGCGGGATCTGCGCACCCTGCTGGCGGAGCCCGCGCCGGACGCGTCGGCGCTGCCGGCCAGATCCCGGCAGCCCGCCGAACGGGCCCACTACGAGGCCTCCGAGGCCGGCCGGCGCCGGGAGGCGGCCACCCTCGCGCACTGGGAGCGCCGGCTGCGGAGCGCCTCACCGACCATGCTGGAGAAGTCCGCGCTGACCCGGGCCACAGGTCGGGACTGGGCCACCATCGACTCCCCCGCGATGGCCCTCGCCCTGCGCGCACTCGGCAGCCGCACGGGCACCGGCCCGGGCACCGCCCTGCCCGCCCTGCTGGGCCTGCTGCTGTCCTTCCGGGTCGGCGAGCCCGAGGCCGCGCTGCGTCTGATCGTCGCCACCCGGTTCGCCCCCCGGGACCGCGACTACGTCGGCGCGTTCAACCAGAACGGCCTGCTCCACCTGAAAGTGGCCGACGAACCGCTGGAGCGCTACCTGCGCGGCGCCGTCACCACCGTGATCGAGGCCCAGCGGCGCTGCGAGGCGAACCCGCGCACGGTGGAGGAGCTCGTCGCCACCGTCGCGGCCGAACGCGGCTTCACCCCCGACAGCTACTGCTTCTTCAACGACGTCAGCTTCCACGGCGACCGGGCGCCGGCGGCCCCGCGCGCTCCGGACGCGGACGGGCCCGGGGCTCTCGCCGCCGTCGCCGCCTCGCTGCCGCTCACCCGCGTCGAGCACCTGCCGCGCGACGACGCGCAGAAGGGCTCCAAGCTCTTCCTCTCGCTGCACCGGCTGGACGAGACCTGCCGGATCACGCTCTGCCTGGACCCGGCGTTCCTGGGCCGTTACCGGGCCACCGACCTGCTGGGCGACCTCGAACGGCTGCTGGTCCGGGCCGTCACGGATCCGGCGGCGGAGATCGGCGGGCTGCGGTGCGCGTTCGCCCCGGCCGGCCCCGCCCCGCAAGCGTCCACCGCCGCGCTCGCGGCACCGCTCACGCACCACCGCACACAACAGTCAAAGGGTACGAAGTGA